The stretch of DNA TGTACATATCTagcatattattttacattttaatgttCTTCGcgactgttatttattatattgattaTTAACTTTAGTTAATCGACTCCTTCGTAGGTTTTACGaatagctattttatttttttaagacttATCGAATATGAATGTTGAAGGGTAACGATATCGACAATAGACACTGAATTTGGTTTGGGTGGTTGGATTTTTAGCTTctggattttcttttttttatttgtgtattttttaatctGTTGATATTTGTGCCCTGTACTGAAGCCCTTGTTCGGAAATAACTCATAGAAAAGCAGTCTCAAATTATgcttcataaaatatttattagcaatatttgtaaataatttccttttGTATAATGCAAAATAGACTATTATTAGTACGCTTTTTTACACGTTAGACTCGTATTTCATAAACAATTTGTTTATAGATTAATGAtggaataaattttaaattattgactgacaattgtattttattttgtgatcCACATTTTAATTCTTATTTCCATACTATAAATATATTCCCTTGGGGTAATGAACGACGATTGATCGGTGAAAGGGCCGGGTCTCGTCATAGTACGTCGAGAAACTTGCAGAAGGATCGACAAATTTGGAGGAAAGAGCTTCACAGACAAGAGCTTAAGtcttgaatgaatgaatggggTAAATTTAAAACGATTATTCCATCTATTTCTACCAAAGTATTTCCTCCAGGGGAAATTGAATTCCATTAATTTCTACTACTCTAATCCTATGCTTTATGTAatggtaatggtgctaattcctgcagacaccatctaattttaagttatacctgtcattggcaggcataaaatttatggaatacacgtcaattttaagcagaattcttaaaacaaccgtctaaaattttacatcagccaataacccgatagagttaagtagacagcacgtcaaactgATTACAATACCAGCGAtctcgcctattttattcgctggcgttattcattcgttttaaatttatcttgttgacaatcatccgtccctttctttttcggcggataagaaaattacaggtaagtatatataacttaatataaaatttggaggtgtctgcaggaatcggggccactaacCGTAATAAATCAACAgactttatgtaaataaatgtcgACATGACGGTACTTAACAAAATAGAATGTTCTAATGTAGTAGAATGAATGGAAATTTAGACCCCTGGGAGAAATAAAGTGAAATCATGGTATtataaaaccaggtatgctcaatcctatgaaaagccgccattgctagccgtttgatgacgtaagtgtcaCTATTAAAATGGCCAACATTCCAAgaacttaaattttattactgaaaaTGAAGCCAATTACTAACGTAATTATTGTCACCCTGAGTTGTCACctgtcatatatataaaaatctttATAGATGACGTCACCGCGGTTAACCTTGCAATGTCAGCTGTcacttgagcatacctggtttgaCGGGTGAAATAACCAGATTAAAACAACcaaattatttaacaaaaatagctttattacaaaatattgtttcaCAATCGTTACTTCAATTTATtttcacttaaaataaacaacaaaaacatgcttataataaagctttattattttactagtaAATATCGCACTATACACTTCGTTCTCAAAAAtatcattcactcattcattcacACACATTGACCTAAACCGTGGTACCGCTCTGCCTTTAGCATACCGGATACACACACAAGAATTAATTCATAAATTCGGATACATCATCATTTGTCAAAATTCTGCTTCTTGGACAATACAGGTATGATATGATTGATGAAAAGTTGACTTGAGCAAGTCCCGTACTTTCATTTCTTAGCAATAAACTGCAGTCTTATCCGCTTGGAGCAGTTAGCGCTCTGACAATCTAAATCACAGCCTTGACGCAATAAGTTTGATGGTATTTGAAAGTTATACtacatagggtgttagtgacattgcaaaagtttgaggaatgattgagcccatgattctgagttgatatcaagtacaattatttaaaaaaacacaatatcatgaattttcccagaggaaaattccatttgatatcaactcagaatcgtggtctgaatcaaccccttcagtatttgtttcactaacacccatacatacgtacttgtattgctacctgtacggggtgtaagtgacatcataacgaaaactaaggggatgattcagctcattattctgagttaatattaagtggaattttccatcacataAATATagagtttaaaataatttaaaaaaccaagaaaaacatgagttttgcgacggaaatttccacttgacattaatcagaatcatttatttatttatttgtacacaataaaacagacacaagaaacatacaaagaaaacagatagtacaggcaagcttatccataaaagaatcatggtctgaatcatcctcaaagttatcgttacgatgtcactaacactgtataaagCTTTAAAAACACTAAGTACATTtcatatatacattttaactaATATAGACCGATATTTACTAGTGAAACAAACTGTTTAGTTTCATTAGTTAAAAATTCACATTTACGAACGTTACATTTTCAAATGAAGTGATACCGAGCTGTAGGATAGTGAGAATGCTATGtcaggataatgaatgggaatttgattgtttatggtgtgaaaggaggatggttaatgaatgggtaaggcagttttaaaaagtaagagaggAGAGtttttggtgcgatgtcggtcgggtgagaggattttgttttaatataagaTGGTGCaatgatttttgtaaaatataaggagtaaagacatttaaaatatcccgtgttatttctatatcccacaatttTTAAATTACACGAATGCAGTTCATAGGAACCCATTGATTTGGAATATTTGTAATAATGCCGCTGACGTTTAGGAGACACATATATGCAGCACATATATTgcacttagtttattttttaacaacaggtatacacgaatttttttcaCGGCCTTAAATACAAGTTAGAGTTTACGCTTATGCAAATCTTTTGGGGTCAAGTTACAATTTTATAAAGCACTTGTTAGGAGTCTTTGAGAGTGATATGGCAACATTGTCCAATGCCAAAAACAAAAGATCCGTTCTCTGCCTCAAATAAACGTAAAATTTTCAATATATCCACATCACGAGCCAGTTTCGCTTGAAACTGCGAAGATATCGCCGACAAGTACAAAATGCATCTAACGTCTGTAACCTGAGATTGTGTTATGTACTAGTATCGAGGACTATAAATCTGGAGGCGTACCATGAAGTCTTTGGACCCACTTTAGATTGTCAACGTGAATAACTAAGAACTTGTCTTACTAGTTCATGTAAAGCAGCAGTTGACAGTAATAGTCGATTAGTCGTCGGATTTGTCGAGCTGGTGTCCTGAGCAGAGCGATTCAAACTCTTCATTAGTTGATAAGGTAATGGTAGGCTTTGAGTTCGAGGTAATTGTCGATTAGCTCGCGGATTTGGTCGAGCTGgtcgcggcgggggcggcgcccGGTCAGTGCGGCGGGGGCGCCGGCTTCATCTGCTTCTGCTGCTCCAGCAGGCGCTCCAGCGGGGACGGGCCCGGCCCCGACCACAGCGACTGCGACTGCTGGGGGAGaaagcataacataaacataaacagcctatatacgtcccactgctgggcacaggcctcccctcaatcaaccggaggaggtatagagcatactccaccacgctgctccactgcgggttggtgaaggtgtttttacggttaatatccgggaccaacagcttgacgtgccctccgaagcacggaatcatccaactttttcagacaatcgggtgatcgaagcctgaaaagtccttaccaaacaaaggacagtctcacaaagtaatttcgaccatgtccccatcgggaatcgaacccggacctccagttcgtgagcctgacgctctaaccactagaccacggaagcggTGGCTGTGTGAGGGAGAAAGcagtaaatataaaatgaaagacACATTTTAGTGAAGGTATCTGGTGCCTATTCTCGCGCGCGCTTAACCCAATTTTAGTCGGACAGTTCAACTAGCGCCgtcctttacttacaataagtgcaagaaagagatagagctagtttcaAACTTGACAAATTAAGTCGGCGGTTGCCAGAATAGGCACCATTGCGGGACTCAATATCGGAGTTCCTGCTTTGTAAATTTACAAAAGTAGTAGACGCAGGGGGTTTAAGAAATAAACAGATTTACATGTATAGCTTATACGTTACAATGCtagcatagaataatgaataatactacttatagaacggcaactctccgctccccaccagcgggtgagctagatttacctcatccccctcgaaccaatgtagaccaaatgttaaatgctgaccaactgcaaactgtaataccatttttattgcaaataaatgattatgattatgaacatACTTTAGCCTTCAACCGTATGGCGTCAGTCGTCACACACAAATGCGcatgtatgataacgtcaatgtgtggtgtctgtgtaaaacgaggtgttttgtatcaagtgtccggggtgtgttacTGGGTGCGATCAAAAAACAATGGTTAGTGATGACGGGTGCTTTATGTGAAGTAGTGACTCAAAATTTAGGAAAGAACGCTCTTAATCCATCAGCCATAAGaatactatatacgtcccactgttgggaacaggcctcccctcaatcaaccagagggggtatagagcatactccatcacgctgctccactgctaatagccgggatcaacggcttaatatgccttccgaaacacggaataatcaggcgattcaagcctgtctcacgaagtgatttcgacaatgtcccatcgggaatcgaactcggaccttcAGATAGTCTAACGAtctactagaccacagaggctgccATAAGAACCCCGCCACATGACTGTAGTGGTTAGTTACCTGTTGCGGGTGCCTCTGCGCAGCGCCCCACGCGCCTGCGTCGGGCGCGCCGCTGAACAACGAGTACGTGTTACCGGAAGAGCCGCTCGGGGGGTCCACACCGCCCTGCTGGAAAATtcacataattatacatttacTTAGGTGCCCCatacacctacaataatattgcACAATATATCTGAATGCACAATATTATTGAACGTTTAGGGAtagtattgaaacattgcacaaTGATTGAACAAAAGATATAGcgagcttttttattatttttattgggcaatattttttttcttgcacTGTGTAGGCTTAACATTGcgcaatatttttcattttagtttTGGGAGCGATCGCGATCGGTCAGTCACGGTATTATTTTTGCCGCCAAAACTTCGTCGTCAGACATGTTGCTCGCACGAAAGTATTGTTCAGACTGGTTTGTCAATTTTATTGAGAGAATTTATTGAACGTGGAATCAAAGGggttattcaatattattgcataattaaaggattgtacaatattattgtaggtgtatggggcgccttacacaatggtgctgattcccgtacatacataatatagacataaacagcctctatatacgtcccactgctaggcacagacctctcaatcaaccgatatgaagcatacaccaccacgctgctccactgcggaaaAGGACGGAAAATCGACATGCTtaaatttacggaacacacgtcaattttaggcaggattAAAAAAACCCTCCCAGTCTTATATTGGCCAACAACCCGATAGAGTTAAGTTGACACGTGAAACGGGTTacgcatatcagcgagatgcctatataattcgcctgggttattcattcattttaaatgcTCCGCATCGGAAAatggggtgatcagcctgtaatgtcctaatcttGAATGTTGTGGCTTAttgacattgcacacttacaatattgcaatattgctttttaggtgaattgcttctatgcagCCTTTTGAACCCCTcagatttcatacaaaatagtACTAGAAGACTTTCATAAATGTATATATTCATAACAAGGTATTGAAGTTATCTTGTAGAATTCCACTTACCCCCATGTGATCCAAATTCTTAGCACCTCCCATTTCGCTGGCACCACTCATGGGGTCGTTGAAGGTCATGTTCAAGTTGCGCTGCTGCATGTCGAGCACGTTGTTGCCGAAGCCCAGCCCGCCCATGTCCATCAGCTCCTTGCTCTGGTAGCTCTGCGGCTTGTCCATCATCTTCATCTGCAACGGCTGGTACCCCAACTTGTTATTAAACTGAGGGTACATCGATGAGTCATATCCAACTGCAGGCGCATAAGACCCAAAATTGTTTAATGAAGAATTAAAATTCGGAGACGACACCAAATTCTGCAGCGTCTGCATCTGCGGCTGCCCGATCGCCGTCTGCATGTAGTTCGGCGGAGTGATCAGACTCTGTGCCTTATCCTGTCCTATGTTAGGGTTTGGCATCTGATTGAAAGATGACATGTTTGGGTAGGGAGTCGCCATGTTCGTGGCCAGGTGCGGCGAGTAGAAGTTGGGCTGGATGTTCATCGGGGCGGAGAAGCCCGCGTTGAAGTTCGGCGGCGGCTTCTCGGGCGTCCACCAGGGGTTCGGCTGCTGGTACGTCTCGGGCACTGGCGTGCTAGTCATCCAGCTGGGCCGCTGCTGCGCGTTGAACAAAGAGTTGTTACTTTGGAAGTTTTCATCTCTGAACTTGTTGTCATTGAACTGGTTGTCCTGAGCGGTCTGCCAGTACCGGTACTGGTTCGCGAACCGCGGCGGCAGGTCGTTGAGGAAATTCTTCTTGTCGCCCGAAACCTGGTACTTGTGGTTCCCGAACTTATGTCCGTCTTGGAACAACTCTTGTCGCGAGTTTTGCTTCTGTAAGGCGGCAGTTCTGACGTCGATTTCTTTAGGGTTGACGACGGGGAGCCTGATTCCCTGGTTGTTGATGGTCGTCGCTTGCGGGTAGTTTATGCCGGGATTGTACGTCAAGCTGGGGCTTTGTATGCCGTAGCTCTTGGGGAAGTTCATCCTCGGGCCTTCGACGTAGCCTTGCGCAACATTGGCGCCCCAGTTGGGCGACGGTTGGTCTGGTCGCTTCGGGTACGTCTGCTGCGAGTTCTGACTGGACCCTTGACTGGGTTTGACATCTTTCTTCTTTTCCTCCTCTTTCTTGGGCGGTTCGGGATCCGTGTTGACTAGATGCGGGTATCCAGCGGACTTGTCTTTAAGTGAAAGAATGCCGCCTGTCTTCCTACCTATAGGCAAGTTGGCGAGGGATTTGATAGCTTTGGGTTGGATCATTTTTGGCTTGTCCGTGTCTTTGTCAGCGGTTTCTGAAGTCGAGTCCGGTGTTGGTGGTGGCGTCACGAACTTCACCTAGTAACAAAACAATGATTAATAAGCATCAAAATTGCTTTCGTTAGCCCATTGTGTTGGGATTCCGGAATAGTTAAGGACTCTTTACTGAACGCGGTTTCTAAAGGtttttcaatttcaaaaaatattcgtCTATTGTCTGTATTTATTCTTAGTATTTGGCACATATGACGCGAAGATTGTCTACTTTTCGGGGTAAATAATTCGAATACTAACTTGTTTATTAGTCTCCTCTTGTTTCCTCATGATGGCAGCCATGGCGATGTTGACGCGCGGCTTACGGGCCTCTTTCTTGTCTTCGCCCTTCAACTCCTCGCTGGTGTCTCCATCCTGTAAAAGATGCAATTACTACAGAGGTTGGAGGCGAGGTGGTGTCCATCGGGTATCGAGAAGATTCGCGTGCCTCGACTTTTGTACCACGAAGGTCTTCACAGAATGTAGGGACGTTTGGTAGAGGCAGCACATGTCATGTGAAACGAGCGATGGTTGCGTAAGGAATGCATATTCTTTTTGATACTCTGTCATATTTGTAGAATTTTCGTACACTTCGTCGATTTCTTTTGAAGCAAAATCAGTACCGGCAGTTTTACTGAAGCTTACTCTCCTATAATACAAACCACCCCCCTAAACAACGGGGGTTTATAACTTACATATTTCAACAACTTACATCATCCTGAGTGTTGGCTAAGGCCCGTTCTTCTCGCGCCCGCTCCAAAGATCCTTGCGGTTTCAGGATACCGACGCGTTTCTCGCGAACTGtagattttaaaacaattattatatccATATGGAGACAAAGTGTTAGGAAATATAGACGTTATTAACTCTGTCTTCTAATTCAAAGCAAAAAAGTTGGGACCCAACATTGGGAGACCATGCGGTCTAATGGTTCACAATTGATTGACGCATTTCCCCAGAAGAATCTGAAGTTTAGTTCGCGGATCATTCGAACCGATGTCTACAGTCTTTCATTTGAATAGGCTTATACTGCTGCGTATACCCCTGAGGGTATGACAGTCTGACCTCTTATTTAGAGTGGAAAGGAACCACTGCTTAAGAACCTGCCGAAGTCATAACTTTTGCATCGAATAGGGAGACGAGAGTACAGACAGATAAAGACATCCAAACATACATGCGACATTTAGATAAATAGACACTGCTTCCATTTAACGGCATTCCAAGCAAATTAAAGGGAAGGGAAGGAAGTCGGTCTAAGTACTCCATCCAGAACAATCTAGAACAGCGAGGGACAGAGAGCATTGAAGTAAATATAACGGGGTGGCCACTTAACCTCATAAAGTCGACACTTCTaggcacaatagttaaacaaatgagtttggatttaaaaaggacattcggtcttccGACATTAAACCGAATCCAAAGTAACGGGCATAAAACAggatatttttttgcttttcctCCCTTGCTTTGGAATGGATTATCCATAAATAATGCGGATACGTTGAACTTTGTCCTGCTTGATGCTACCGCTACTTATCGTGTCTAATTGAGAATCTAAACCATCCgtgcatagatttactactaccgtagattgaacattagcgctcaaaaagtgggacgcaaagttactgttaatatagcgacgttggcagtactttacctcagtgcgcaattagacgccgaactggcaacacggggaagtgcgtggtacaAACtcgcaaaaatagaagctcaaagcgaaaagagaaggatggaacatcatatttcgaataagtaatgacattgtgcattttatcatagtataaaaagtttaattttcgcagtaaaacccaccaacattattattttagtttaaaatacattaaaacaagtactcccggtcaatccgagttgCAGTATACGTATTAAaccgatgcgtactttcttaatttgacacgattttattgaatgtatataccgctgtgtacgaatatatacctaaacaaacggcaagttttcgccgcatttttgtatcaagcgctgcttctacggtagtggtaaatctaTGCATCCGTGGGCCCACTAAACGCACAGAATTTTGTTTACCAATATCCGTCGTGCGAATTTCGAGTGATTGGGAGATTTCTAGTGGCCACCCTGTCATAACTGTATCCGTGACATTCATTCCTTCCATAGACGAAGACAGACCTGTATCTTGGCGGTCCAATGTCCTCGAATCTGTCGAATCTGCCGAACCGAAGTAGCGGCATGAAAGGTAAAATTATGATGCATTACCGCATGTTAGACAGCATTTTGGATCGTTgttccctagtcacactaccaactcgtgactagcggggtactatgctttGTTCGGTACCCCGAGAAACATCCtatggcggcagcacatcctcgccgcaaataaaataaaggttgatgaggttgccctgatgccgggcagcagcggtatcagtactggttggaggccgaggaaatggattctggtaggggtctagctagaacatcaccgattgagaaattggtcggtgtactgcggaacggaaggcgattggggcaatcaccgttctacacgccctatctttGGAGTAATGAaggtgattactccaccgacaagagcgcagctcttaaataaaagagagagagagagacagcaTTTCAAGTACGCTGTTATCCCTTATCTTATATCTTCGACTTTTTCGAGGAAAATTcgattacgttggtctaacagaagggtCGGTGAGTCGTGGgtactagttcatcttgcgatggatggaccTTATATTACGTTGAATTGgaatattgtttctttttatctcATGTGAGTTGCTGTCAAATACCCTTTTGAagttttcaaggctagagtgaataattTGCTGGGAGAGCATGTTCCGCCTTAGGCCAcctgagattgtggtcaaacgtggTCAAAggagttagtgacaccgtaacaaaaactttgaatgACAATTCAGACCGTGACTcagggttgatatcaagtggaattttctgaaaataatttaaaaaataactataattgTCACGATTTTTCCGTCAagaaattccccttgatatcaacccggaaagttttcgttacgatgtcactaacacctatacatatctgtaggtacttgtacggggtataagTGATATCGGAACGAGTGCCgatgatgagctgaatcaaagctttcgttgcggtgtcactaagaccctgtattttaaaaaagggAAGAAACAAGTACCTTTCTCCCGGAAGTCAGCCTCTGAGATGACGATGGGCGGCGGCGGGTGCGCGGCGTCATCGTCGCTGTCACCCTCCGTGTCCCGCGGCGGGCTGCGCGCCTCCGCCCCCTCGGCCTCCGCTCCCgcgcccgcccccgccgccTGCAGCTCCGCTAGCGCCAGGGACAGCTGCTCCCCGCCGATAGATGTCGCTGTGAAGGTGGTCTTGTTGTCTTCTTGACTGTGAGgagatatttatatatttaacttTGTGTTTGGAGTTTATGGTAAACTAATTTGTTTGTGtccagcagcgtggtggagtatgcggtagcccagttggaagaacgcttcacTCTCACTGTAATGTCGCAGGTTCGTTTCGACATCGTTTTTCGGATTTTTGTTTGGAAcatcagcggtgaagaaaaacatcgtgtggaaacccacatacacgagaaatgcgtttcggaggtatgtgacctaacctgtattggggtggttttcccttccgtgttggaaggtcagacaggcaggcgcttctTTAGAAaatcggacttgtcaaatcttcactaCCTAATcttctgcaggttaggtaagtataatagtaTAACCCATTCATTGACTTCGCTTGTGTCAGGTAGTTGGTATATTAGGATGCCTCACGTGTAGGAGAGGTGGTCGGGGCACATGTCAGCCAGCTGGAGCCCCAGCTGGTGCAGGCGGCGCGCCCGCACGCGGGCCTCCAGCTCCGGCTCGTTGCTGAGGCACGTGGGGGACACCTCTATACACCTATGAACACAGTTTGAAAACTTATAATAGGCTACTCGTTCGCGCGCGTAATAAGTAATGCGCGGGCGGCGACAGGGGCGGCTGAGGCGCGGGAGGGCGGGACACATCACGTTCCACACAGCCttcgtagtctagtggttagagcgttaggctcacgatctggaggtccgggttcgattccctctGGAAACattctcgaaatcactttgcgagactgtccttcgttgggtaagaacttttcaggattgaatcacctgtttgtccgaaaaagtaagatgattccgtgcttcagagagcacgttaagccgttggtccaggctattaaccgtaaaaacacctccaccaacccgcgttgGAGCATCGTGAGgagtgctccataccccctccggttaattgaggcgaggcctgtgcccagcagtgggacgtgtatatgctgtttatgttttacacATCACGTTCATAACCTTTCATTCCcatatgtatgtacagtcatgagaaata from Pectinophora gossypiella chromosome 3, ilPecGoss1.1, whole genome shotgun sequence encodes:
- the LOC126379971 gene encoding nonsense-mediated mRNA decay factor SMG7-like isoform X2, with the translated sequence MVLNAAVQMLREADELKQKILKFKSGTSMLQERSLWATQQQLQKVYQKVLVLDLDYALDKKVEQDLWNIGFKQQIEALQAISKDRKNPLRGEGQAMLSWVLQAAAGFYLCLLHQICTTFKLDLPFRRRASLLGWVEGWSASAGAAAAGAAPGAPAAARYICQHCLVHLGDLARYRQQLRVAHTFYRHALVVSAHSGQPYNQLALVSWRRGRRLGALYWHVRSLLVRAPFPPAPANLQRTLQAASAGREAKDLPVLPGVSPQRAAPAAAACARLDAHSYVTELIRALHLIHTVEQLETASSLVNSLNSALTALVATDSFESMTLIKMAVVIMWLVQSSTEGLPAESAALTEGEATAAALAESLACGAVLALLLPAYTLPAPPSRALPALKVWLQWVTARGEVAGGAAWRARPQLWPALAHALNHLADEAARVTDKYDSVPLPEDEELHGFLPLEPALSVLRFPNHAAWDTRHSDKDDTECIEVSPTCLSNEPELEARVRARRLHQLGLQLADMCPDHLSYTQEDNKTTFTATSIGGEQLSLALAELQAAGAGAGAEAEGAEARSPPRDTEGDSDDDAAHPPPPIVISEADFREKVREKRVGILKPQGSLERAREERALANTQDDDGDTSEELKGEDKKEARKPRVNIAMAAIMRKQEETNKQVKFVTPPPTPDSTSETADKDTDKPKMIQPKAIKSLANLPIGRKTGGILSLKDKSAGYPHLVNTDPEPPKKEEEKKKDVKPSQGSSQNSQQTYPKRPDQPSPNWGANVAQGYVEGPRMNFPKSYGIQSPSLTYNPGINYPQATTINNQGIRLPVVNPKEIDVRTAALQKQNSRQELFQDGHKFGNHKYQVSGDKKNFLNDLPPRFANQYRYWQTAQDNQFNDNKFRDENFQSNNSLFNAQQRPSWMTSTPVPETYQQPNPWWTPEKPPPNFNAGFSAPMNIQPNFYSPHLATNMATPYPNMSSFNQMPNPNIGQDKAQSLITPPNYMQTAIGQPQMQTLQNLVSSPNFNSSLNNFGSYAPAVGYDSSMYPQFNNKLGYQPLQMKMMDKPQSYQSKELMDMGGLGFGNNVLDMQQRNLNMTFNDPMSGASEMGGAKNLDHMGGGVDPPSGSSGNTYSLFSGAPDAGAWGAAQRHPQQQSQSLWSGPGPSPLERLLEQQKQMKPAPPPH
- the LOC126379971 gene encoding nonsense-mediated mRNA decay factor SMG7-like isoform X1 codes for the protein MVLNAAVQMLREADELKQKILKFKSGTSMLQERSLWATQQQLQKVYQKVLVLDLDYALDKKVEQDLWNIGFKQQIEALQAISKDRKNPLRGEGQAMLSWVLQAAAGFYLCLLHQICTTFKLDLPFRRRASLLGWVEGWSASAGAAAAGAAPGAPAAARYICQHCLVHLGDLARYRQQLRVAHTFYRHALVVSAHSGQPYNQLALVSWRRGRRLGALYWHVRSLLVRAPFPPAPANLQRTLQAASAGREAKDLPVLPGVSPQRAAPAAAACARLDAHSYVTELIRALHLIHTVEQLETASSLVNSLNSALTALVATDSFESMTLIKMAVVIMWLVQSSTEGLPAESAALTEGEATAAALAESLACGAVLALLLPAYTLPAPPSRALPALKVWLQWVTARGEVAGGAAWRARPQLWPALAHALNHLADEAARVTDKYDSVPLPEDEELHGFLPLEPALSVLRFPNHAAWDTRHSDKDDTECIEVSPTCLSNEPELEARVRARRLHQLGLQLADMCPDHLSYTQEDNKTTFTATSIGGEQLSLALAELQAAGAGAGAEAEGAEARSPPRDTEGDSDDDAAHPPPPIVISEADFREKVREKRVGILKPQGSLERAREERALANTQDDDGDTSEELKGEDKKEARKPRVNIAMAAIMRKQEETNKQVKFVTPPPTPDSTSETADKDTDKPKMIQPKAIKSLANLPIGRKTGGILSLKDKSAGYPHLVNTDPEPPKKEEEKKKDVKPSQGSSQNSQQTYPKRPDQPSPNWGANVAQGYVEGPRMNFPKSYGIQSPSLTYNPGINYPQATTINNQGIRLPVVNPKEIDVRTAALQKQNSRQELFQDGHKFGNHKYQVSGDKKNFLNDLPPRFANQYRYWQTAQDNQFNDNKFRDENFQSNNSLFNAQQRPSWMTSTPVPETYQQPNPWWTPEKPPPNFNAGFSAPMNIQPNFYSPHLATNMATPYPNMSSFNQMPNPNIGQDKAQSLITPPNYMQTAIGQPQMQTLQNLVSSPNFNSSLNNFGSYAPAVGYDSSMYPQFNNKLGYQPLQMKMMDKPQSYQSKELMDMGGLGFGNNVLDMQQRNLNMTFNDPMSGASEMGGAKNLDHMGQGGVDPPSGSSGNTYSLFSGAPDAGAWGAAQRHPQQQSQSLWSGPGPSPLERLLEQQKQMKPAPPPH